One Aegilops tauschii subsp. strangulata cultivar AL8/78 chromosome 7, Aet v6.0, whole genome shotgun sequence genomic window carries:
- the LOC109750953 gene encoding uncharacterized protein has translation MAAGQPQLLAGVGDRGSSSSSSSSSSHPPPPPPPKILLAKPPLPPPSSSGADDEGAGGGGGARARQGPQPGSLSLVSDAWEVHTDKILPYLTENNDFMVIGIIGPPGVGKSTIMNELYGYDGSSPGMHPPFATQTEEIKAMAKHCTAGVDFRISHERVILLDTQPVYSPSILMDMMRPDGSSSLPVLNGDPLPADLAHELMGIQLGVFLASVCNIVLVVSEGINDFSMWELMLTVDLLKNNIPDPSLLTSSTPEKDNKNDNQSGSEDYMADLCFVHARLREHDFSPSRLMLLRETLEKHFESSSFNIGSSSATPEVTDSSVAPSTKVEDLSSSQQDIFLLPLRSHDNSAKFEYGTYSSMLGKLRDQVLSRPLRPFSKNLTERDWLRSSAKIWDMVKRSPVASDYCKALQSSGLFRK, from the exons atggccgccggaCAGCCGCAGCTGCTCGCCGGCGTCGGCGACCGGggctcctcatcctcctcctcctcctcctcctcccacccgccgccaccgcctccgccCAAGATCCTCCTCGCGAAGCCGCCGCTTCCGCCCCCCTCGTCCTCCGGCGCCGACGACGAGGGcgctgggggcggcggcggcgcccgcgCGCGGCAGGGGCCGCAGCCTGGCTCGCTCAGCCTCGTCTCCGACGCCTGGGAGGTCCACACCGACAAGATCCTACCG TATCTCACAGAGAACAACGATTTCATGGTGATCGGGATAATCGGCCCACCTGGTGTGGGCAAGTCAACCATCATGAACGAGCTTTATGGATATGATGGAAGCTCACCTG GAATGCATCCTCCTTTTGCTACACAAACTGAGGAAATCAAAGCAATGGCAAAGCACTGTACTGCAGGTGTTGATTTCAGGATATCTCATGAACGAGTTATACTTCTCGACACTCAG CCAGTATACAGTCCATCCATCCTAATGGATATGATGAGGCCAGATGGTTCGTCTTCACTTCCTGTTCTTAACGGCGATCCATTACCAGCAGACCTGGCCCATGAGCTAATGGGAATCCAG CTTGGTGTTTTCTTGGCATCTGTCTGTAATATTGTGTTGGTTGTGTCAGAAGGGATCAATGATTTTTCCATGTGGGAGCTCATGCTTACG GTTGATTTGTTGAAGAATAACATACCTGACCCATCATTGTTGACATCATCTACACCAGAGAAGGATAATAAGAATGATAACCAATCAGGCAGTGAAGATTACATGGCCGATCTCTGTTTTGTGCATGCTAG ATTGAGGGAACATGACTTTTCTCCTTCAAGGCTCATGCTTCTACGGGAGACTCTTGAAAAACACTTTGAGTCGTCCTCATTTAACATTGGCAGCTCGAGTGCGACACCTGAAGTTACCGATTCCTCGGTTGCTCCAAGCACGAAAGTTGAAGACTTGAGCTCCAGCCAGCAGGACATATTCCTTCTTCCATTAAGATCACATGATAACTCAGCAAAGTTTGAGTATGGGACATACTCATCCATGCTAGGAAAGCTTCGTGATCAG GTCCTGTCAAGGCCGTTGAGGCCGTTCTCCAAGAACCTCACAGAGCGCGACTGGCTGAGGAGCTCGGCCAAGATATGGGACATGGTGAAGAGATCTCCCGTCGCCTCGGACTACTGCAAGGCGCTCCAGAGCTCAGGATTGTTCAGGAAGTAG